The following are encoded together in the Tripterygium wilfordii isolate XIE 37 chromosome 3, ASM1340144v1, whole genome shotgun sequence genome:
- the LOC119993723 gene encoding myosin-binding protein 7-like, translating to MDSSIFSPPRDFVKCCSCGCSCSAITSSSGEWLRSVKRKYDEFEDRSRFFIPGLDVFSNPRVGIENECAALRETVSSQQQAIQDLYAELEEERNAASSAANEAMSMILRLQREKAEIQLDARQFKRFAEEKMAHDQQELVTLEDLLYKREQALQSFTCEIQAYKHRMMSYGLTEAEAEGEKSGLSRNLSMVESLDAQFDLPSHNYPPLKCNLNENPGPYEGDNDVADVEKYAFGETPRNRDHLKNLEHRIYQMERSPSGSQLSGDFYGGKNVLEKVIVGHSPRRPRHSRRFSSDSSNSFLVKETGPDFSTESPKFGSSFKKTVYVSQTVDYSNLRKMDNVSENGDDMSDRVYTIDSVHNGAPYNGVAEPKAGVGVYEDYVTTPRESFDQPDVSDPDIKKLYMRLQALEADRESMRQTLISMRTDKAQLVLLKEIAQQLSKDMTPARPMAVRKPSILGSFSFMSVFKWIVSFVFWRKKAHRSKYMCGLSASNVGLLMLLDKGPRFRQWRCLSSTQV from the coding sequence ATGGATTCTAGTATATTTTCACCCCCAAGGGATTTCGTAAAATGTTGTAGTTGTGGATGTAGTTGTTCAGCAATTACTAGCTCATCTGGGGAATGGCTGCGGTCTGTGAAACGGAAGTATGATGAGTTTGAGGACAGAAGTCGGTTCTTTATACCAGGGCTTGATGTCTTCTCAAATCCAAGAGTTGGAATTGAGAATGAATGTGCTGCACTACGAGAAACTGTTAGTAGTCAGCAGCAGGCAATTCAGGACTTGTATGCAGAATTGGAAGAGGAGCGGAATGCCGCATCGTCCGCTGCAAATGAGGCAATGTCTATGATATTGAGGCTGCAGAGGGAGAAGGCAGAGATCCAATTGGATGCACGACAATTTAAGCGTTTTGCCGAGGAGAAAATGGCACATGACCAGCAGGAGCTTGTGACATTGGAGGATTTGTTGTATAAAAGAGAGCAGGCTCTTCAGTCCTTCACTTGTGAGATTCAGGCTTATAAGCATCGGATGATGAGTTATGGGCTTacagaggcagaggcagagggTGAGAAGAGTGGACTTAGCCGTAATCTTAGCATGGTTGAAAGCCTAGATGCCCAATTTGATCTCCCTTCACACAATTACCCCCCTCTGAAATGCAATTTAAATGAGAACCCAGGTCCTTATGAGGGTGATAATGATGTTGCAGATGTTGAGAAATACGCATTTGGGGAAACACCTCGTAATAGGGatcatttgaagaatttggAGCATAGGATCTATCAAATGGAGAGGAGTCCCAGTGGCAGTCAGCTCAGTGGAGATTTTTATGGTGGTAAGAATGTCCTGGAAAAGGTGATTGTTGGTCATTCTCCAAGGCGTCCAAGACATTCCAGGAGGTTTTCCAGTGACAGTTCTAATTCATTTTTGGTAAAAGAAACTGGTCCAGATTTTTCCACTGAATCTCCCAAGTTCGGCAGTAGCTTTAAAAAGACGGTGTATGTTTCACAAACGGTGGATTACTCAAATTTGAGAAAGATGGATAATGTATCAGAAAATGGAGATGACATGAGTGACAGGGTTTATACAATTGATTCTGTCCATAACGGGGCACCATATAATGGTGTTGCAGAGCCCAAAGCTGGAGTTGGGGTTTATGAAGACTATGTTACCACTCCGAGAGAGTCATTTGACCAGCCTGATGTTAGTGATCCTGATATCAAAAAGCTCTACATGAGGCTTCAGGCACTTGAGGCTGACAGGGAATCAATGAGGCAGACACTTATTTCAATGCGGACTGACAAAGCGCAGTTGGTACTATTGAAAGAAATAGCTCAACAATTGAGTAAGGATATGACACCAGCAAGACCAATGGCTGTGAGAAAGCCGTCTATTCTTGGAAGCTTCTCCTTCATGTCAGTTTTCAAG
- the LOC119988792 gene encoding probable carboxylesterase 15 yields the protein MGSLPRVVEDCMGVLQVLSDGTIFRSKDIYFNIPVMNDQSVIYKDCLFDKTYNLHLRLYKPKSIDTTTSLPIVFFIHGGGFCLGSRSWPNCHNFCVRLASDLNALVVAPDYRLAPEHKLPAAIEDGISAMKWVKDEGLGENGDAWLNINEVDFDRVFIVGDSSGGNIAHHLAVQLGAGSTGLKPVRVRGYVLIGPFFGGIDRTNSEEGPSEALLTLDLLDRFWRLCMPVGVTRDHPLANPFGPTSPNLEEVGLDPILVIVGGCELLRDRAEDYASKLKEMGKKIEYVEFEGKQHGFFTNEPYSEISNQVMQLIKDFVSQNSH from the exons ATGGGTTCACTCCCTCGTGTAGTAGAAGATTGCATGGGTGTCCTTCAAGTCCTTAGTGATGGCACCATTTTTAGGTCCAAAGATATATACTTCAACATTCCAGTCATGAATGATCAGTCAGTCATCTACAAAGACTGCTTATTTGACAAAACCTACAACCTCCATCTCCGCCTCTACAAACCCAAATCCATAGACACCACAACAAGCCTGCCTATTGTGTTTTTCATTCATGGAGGTGGGTTTTGCTTAGGCTCACGATCTTGGCCTAATTGTCACAACTTCTGCGTCCGGCTAGCGTCCGATCTGAATGCACTAGTCGTAGCTCCGGACTACCGGTTGGCCCCGGAGCATAAGCTGCCGGCGGCAATTGAGGATGGAATTAGTGCCATGAAGTGGGTAAAAGACGAGGGTTTGGGAGAAAATGGTGATGCATGGTTGAATATTAATGAAGTTGACTTTGACCGCGTTTTTATCGTGGGTGACTCGTCTGGGGGCAATATTGCACACCATTTGGCCGTTCAACTTGGTGCTGGTTCGACCGGGTTAAAGCCAGTTCGGGTTCGAGGTTATGTGCTTATAGGACCGTTCTTTGGTGGGATTGATAGGACCAATTCAGAGGAGGGTCCAAGTGAAGCCTTGTTGACTTTGGATTTACTAGACAG GTTTTGGAGGCTATGTATGCCAGTTGGTGTGACTAGAGATCATCCATTGGCGAACCCATTTGGGCCCACCAGCCCAAATCTTGAAGAAGTGGGCCTTGACCCAATCCTAGTCATTGTAGGTGGATGTGAATTGTTGAGAGACAGAGCTGAAGACTATGCAAGCAAGTTAAAAGAGATGGGTAAGAAAATTGAGTATGTTGAGTTTGAAGGGAAGCAACACGGCTTCTTCACAAATGAACCCTACTCGGAAATCTCAAACCAAGTCATGCAACTCATTAAAGATTTCGTATCTCAGAATTCTCATTGA
- the LOC119988951 gene encoding probable E3 ubiquitin-protein ligase BAH1-like yields MRFGETYMEYLHEDQDRFTDKFSHIEYQKLKEVLEICKTCKASHDSCETESEHEETQKPTYSQHCQCKSCSLCDQTFFSELMKEASDIAGCFNSRVKHLLHHHVATGMQRYLLRIRQCFKNDTQSMVEEGQMLIKYVTMNAIAICKILKKYDKVHCSTNGKDFKLKLQSEHIELLHSPWLIELGAFCLNFEVFDDAEFSDFAGHFSCNLDAAQPVISLTLPNSMNLEYDLTCAICLDIVFNPYALSCGHWFCKSCACAAASVMLFEGPKVASRDSKCPICREANVYAKAVHMLELDLLLKRRCKGYWKERHTAERTEMLKQTRALWELQGQYAVGY; encoded by the exons ATGAGGTTTGGGGAGACTTATATGGAGTATCTGCATGAAGATCAGGATCGATTCACGGACAAATTCTCTCATATCGAATACCAGAAACTCAAGGAGGTTTTAGAGATCTGCAAGACTTGTAAAGCTTCTCATGATTCCTGCGAGACTGAATCAGAACATGAAGAGACGCAGAAACCCACATATTCTCAACACTGCCAATGCAAATCTTGCTCAT TGTGTGATCAAACGTTCTTTTCGGAGTTAATGAAGGAAGCTTCAGATATAGCAGGATGCTTCAATTCCAGAGTTAAGCATCTCCTCCATCATCATGTTGCTACTGGAATGCAGAGATACCTATTGCGGATACGCCAATGCTTCAAAAACGATACACAATCCATGGTAGAGGAAGGGCAGATGTTGATCAAGTATGTTACCATGAATGCAATTGCGATCTGCAAAATTCTAAAGAAGTATGATAAG GTGCATTGTTCTACCAATGGGAAGGATTTCAAGTTGAAGTTGCAGTCTGAGCATATTGAGCTTTTGCATTCACCTTGGCTGATAGAACTAGGGGCGTTTTGTTTGAATTTCGAAGTATTTGATGATGCAGAGTTCAGTGACTTCGCTGGCCATTTTTCCTGTAACCTTGATGCTGCACAACCTGTGATATCGCTGACACTTCCTAACTCTATGAATTTGGAGTATGATCTGACTTGTGCTATATGCTTG GATATTGTTTTTAATCCATATGCTTTGAGTTGTGGTCATTGGTTTTGCAAGTCATGTGCTTGCGCAGCTGCTTCTGTGATGCTCTTTGAGGGCCCAAAAGTTGCAAGTCGAGATTCAAAGTGCCCTATCTGTAGAGAG GCCAATGTCTATGCGAAAGCTGTGCACATGTTGGAGCTGGATCTTCTATTGAAGAGAAG GTGCAAGGGGTATTGGAAGGAGCGACATACTGCCGAACGGACGGAAATGTTGAAGCAAACTAGAGCGCTCTGGGAATTACAGGGCCAATATGCGGTTGGATATTAG
- the LOC119991722 gene encoding uncharacterized protein LOC119991722 isoform X2 produces the protein MVCLLVMVKPKQRRGLHPSRRSTLSTDTDLYGEDSWIVVKKQRVTILIPPLPVAKEFTTPTPRPNQLQALSRKTVHDPIEVSLETQAGVPLPDEQEKSMAVAPVKGTHITGEAPAECTLTLAEQLMTDSRLELETPDQNGALKSLKKLSVFNSSKSFKRPRMLRSPCNLIDGGMLLNQGLRALNLERKLKNSGGLNKWLASLGLGQFVRIFHGKNVNKFQLANLTMKKLKDMGANAVGPRRKLMHAIDCISQPYCFEAI, from the exons ATGGTAT GTTTGCTAGTAATGGTTAAGCCAAAGCAAAGACGGGGATTGCATCCTAGCAGAAGGTCCACTCTAAGTACAGATACGGATCTGTATGGAGAAGACAGTTGGATTGTGGTCAAAAAGCAGAGAGTGACCATTCTGATTCCACCGCTACCTGTGGCCAAGGAGTTTACCACACCAACCCCCAGGCCAAATCAATTGCAAGCTTTGTCCAGAAAAACAGTACACGATCCAATAGAAGTTTCGCTTGAGACTCAAGCTGGGGTTCCTTTACCTGATGAGCAAGAGAAATCCATGGCTGTGGCTCCTGTAAAAGGTACTCATATTACTGGAGAAGCTCCTGCTGAGTGCACTTTGACATTAGCAGAGCAACTGATGACAGATTCTAGACTTGAATTAGAGACCCCCGATCAAAATGGTGCTTTAAAGTCTCTCAAGAAACTGAGTGTATTCAACTCCTCAAAATCTTTCAAGCGGCCGAGAATGTTGCGCAGTCCCTGTAACCTCATTGATGGGGGCATGTTACTAAATCAGGGGCTGAGAGCATTGAATCTCGAGAGGAAGCTTAAAAATTCTGGTGGCTTGAACAAGTGGCTTGCATCACTGGGACTAGGGCAGTTTGTGAGGATCTTTCATGGGAAGAATGTCAATAAATTTCAGTTGGCAAATTTAACGATGAAGAAGCTCAAGGATATGGGTGCAAATGCGGTGGGGCCACGGAGAAAGTTGATGCATGCCATAGACTGCATTTCCCAGCCTTATTGTTTTGAGGCCATATaa
- the LOC119991722 gene encoding uncharacterized protein LOC119991722 isoform X1, with translation MEYLAIWRGPSEGLLVMVKPKQRRGLHPSRRSTLSTDTDLYGEDSWIVVKKQRVTILIPPLPVAKEFTTPTPRPNQLQALSRKTVHDPIEVSLETQAGVPLPDEQEKSMAVAPVKGTHITGEAPAECTLTLAEQLMTDSRLELETPDQNGALKSLKKLSVFNSSKSFKRPRMLRSPCNLIDGGMLLNQGLRALNLERKLKNSGGLNKWLASLGLGQFVRIFHGKNVNKFQLANLTMKKLKDMGANAVGPRRKLMHAIDCISQPYCFEAI, from the exons ATGGAGTATCTTGCCATATGGCGAGGACCCAGTGAAG GTTTGCTAGTAATGGTTAAGCCAAAGCAAAGACGGGGATTGCATCCTAGCAGAAGGTCCACTCTAAGTACAGATACGGATCTGTATGGAGAAGACAGTTGGATTGTGGTCAAAAAGCAGAGAGTGACCATTCTGATTCCACCGCTACCTGTGGCCAAGGAGTTTACCACACCAACCCCCAGGCCAAATCAATTGCAAGCTTTGTCCAGAAAAACAGTACACGATCCAATAGAAGTTTCGCTTGAGACTCAAGCTGGGGTTCCTTTACCTGATGAGCAAGAGAAATCCATGGCTGTGGCTCCTGTAAAAGGTACTCATATTACTGGAGAAGCTCCTGCTGAGTGCACTTTGACATTAGCAGAGCAACTGATGACAGATTCTAGACTTGAATTAGAGACCCCCGATCAAAATGGTGCTTTAAAGTCTCTCAAGAAACTGAGTGTATTCAACTCCTCAAAATCTTTCAAGCGGCCGAGAATGTTGCGCAGTCCCTGTAACCTCATTGATGGGGGCATGTTACTAAATCAGGGGCTGAGAGCATTGAATCTCGAGAGGAAGCTTAAAAATTCTGGTGGCTTGAACAAGTGGCTTGCATCACTGGGACTAGGGCAGTTTGTGAGGATCTTTCATGGGAAGAATGTCAATAAATTTCAGTTGGCAAATTTAACGATGAAGAAGCTCAAGGATATGGGTGCAAATGCGGTGGGGCCACGGAGAAAGTTGATGCATGCCATAGACTGCATTTCCCAGCCTTATTGTTTTGAGGCCATATaa
- the LOC119991722 gene encoding uncharacterized protein LOC119991722 isoform X3, which yields MVKPKQRRGLHPSRRSTLSTDTDLYGEDSWIVVKKQRVTILIPPLPVAKEFTTPTPRPNQLQALSRKTVHDPIEVSLETQAGVPLPDEQEKSMAVAPVKGTHITGEAPAECTLTLAEQLMTDSRLELETPDQNGALKSLKKLSVFNSSKSFKRPRMLRSPCNLIDGGMLLNQGLRALNLERKLKNSGGLNKWLASLGLGQFVRIFHGKNVNKFQLANLTMKKLKDMGANAVGPRRKLMHAIDCISQPYCFEAI from the coding sequence ATGGTTAAGCCAAAGCAAAGACGGGGATTGCATCCTAGCAGAAGGTCCACTCTAAGTACAGATACGGATCTGTATGGAGAAGACAGTTGGATTGTGGTCAAAAAGCAGAGAGTGACCATTCTGATTCCACCGCTACCTGTGGCCAAGGAGTTTACCACACCAACCCCCAGGCCAAATCAATTGCAAGCTTTGTCCAGAAAAACAGTACACGATCCAATAGAAGTTTCGCTTGAGACTCAAGCTGGGGTTCCTTTACCTGATGAGCAAGAGAAATCCATGGCTGTGGCTCCTGTAAAAGGTACTCATATTACTGGAGAAGCTCCTGCTGAGTGCACTTTGACATTAGCAGAGCAACTGATGACAGATTCTAGACTTGAATTAGAGACCCCCGATCAAAATGGTGCTTTAAAGTCTCTCAAGAAACTGAGTGTATTCAACTCCTCAAAATCTTTCAAGCGGCCGAGAATGTTGCGCAGTCCCTGTAACCTCATTGATGGGGGCATGTTACTAAATCAGGGGCTGAGAGCATTGAATCTCGAGAGGAAGCTTAAAAATTCTGGTGGCTTGAACAAGTGGCTTGCATCACTGGGACTAGGGCAGTTTGTGAGGATCTTTCATGGGAAGAATGTCAATAAATTTCAGTTGGCAAATTTAACGATGAAGAAGCTCAAGGATATGGGTGCAAATGCGGTGGGGCCACGGAGAAAGTTGATGCATGCCATAGACTGCATTTCCCAGCCTTATTGTTTTGAGGCCATATaa
- the LOC119991737 gene encoding amino acid transporter ANT1, translating into MDEESKTPAEIPLLQSSSRGSASAIQTLGNIIVSIVGTGILGLPFAFRVAGWGAGSLGVMIAGLCTYYCMRALVQCKDKLATEELVEEHKTYGDLGYKCLGTPGRCLTEFLIFISQCGGAVAYLVFIGQNLESIFNGHGLTCAEYIFLLVPIEIALSWIGSLSALAPSSIFADICNVLAMAIVLKEDVQKVMGGGFSFKDRKAFTDKIGGLPFAGGMAVFCFEGFGMTLALERSMKKKGAFSTLLAKVFTGITLVYVLFGFCGYMAYGDETKDIITLNLPRSWSAIAVQIGLCLGLVFTFPIMVHPVNEIVEDKLKKVHWFQKLHYNDNIALTRLAKVGIYLSRAILVVLLATLASCVPGFGIFASLVGSTVCALLSFVLPSAFHLKLLGPSLHPLQKTLDFCILFGGLLFAVYGTYSTVIGV; encoded by the exons ATGGATGAGGAATCGAAAACTCCGGCTGAGATCCCTCTGCTTCAATCTTCTTCAAGAGGTTCGGCCTCTGCAATTCAGACTCTTGGGAACATAATTGTGTCCATAGTTGGCACTGGCATTCTGGGTCTCCCCTTTGCCTTTCGAGTCGCCGGTTGGGGTGCTGGATCTCTCGGTGTCATGATCGCTGGACTCTGCACTTACTATTGCATGCGCGCTCTG GTTCAATGTAAAGACAAATTGGCAACAGAAGAATTAGTGGAAGAACACAAAACCTATGGAGATTTGGGTTACAAATGCCTGGGAACCCCAGGCCGTTGCCTAACAGAATTCCTCATATTTATCTCTCAGTGTGGAGGAGCCGTAGCATACTTGGTCTTCATTGGCCAAAACCTTGAATCTATATTCAATGGTCACGGCCTCACCTGTGCTGAGTACATATTCTTGTTAGTCCCTATAGAGATTGCACTATCATGGATAGGCTCTTTATCGGCCCTAGCGCCTTCAAGCATTTTCGCCGATATATGCAATGTTCTGGCAATGGCAATAGTGTTGAAAGAAGACGTACAGAAGGTGATGGGAGGTGGGTTTTCGTTTAAGGATAGGAAAGCATTCACAGATAAGATTGGAGGGTTGCCTTTTGCAGGAGGTATGGCAGTGTTTTGTTTCGAAGGATTTGGGATGACATTGGCTTTAGAGAGATCAATGAAAAAGAAGGGTGCTTTTTCTACGTTGTTAGCTAAGGTATTCACTGGTATAACACTAGTGTatgttttgtttggtttctgtGGGTACATGGCATATGGGGATGAAACCAAAGACATTATTACTCTCAATTTGCCAAGAAGTTGGTCAGCCATTGCAGTCCAG ATTGGATTATGCTTGGGGCTGGTGTTCACATTCCCGATCATGGTACACCCGGTGAACGAGATCGTGGAGGACAAGCTGAAGAAGGTGCATTGGTTTCAAAAGCTTCACTACAACGATAATATTGCTCTAACAAGATTAGCGAAGGTTGGGATATACTTGAGCCGTGCGATTTTGGTGGTTTTGTTAGCCACCTTGGCCTCATGCGTGCCTGGATTCGGCATATTCGCCTCCCTTGTAGGGAGTACTGTGTGTGCATTGTTATCTTTTGTTTTGCCATCCGCGTTCC